The region ATCATTTCCTCTTTCGTTAACGCATGTGATTCTATCATTGGGAGCTTCCCATCTTTTAATAGCTCAATATACGTATTGATAGAACGAGTATTTTGATAACGCTGCCCCTTAACATAACCATGCGCGCCAAGTCCTACACCAATATACGTCTCATTTTTCCAGTACCACTGATTATGTAAACTTGGTTTAGATTTTGCAAAATTGCTAATTTCATAATGCTCATATCCCGCTTCTGTTAACGTCTCAATCGTCACTTCATACATCTTGGCTTCTATTTCATTATCTGTTAGCTCAATTTGATCTCTCATATAAGCTAAGTATAATTGAGTATGTTCTTCTACGATTAAGGAATAAGCTGAGATATGCTCCACCTCTAGTGAAATAACCTGTCTTAAATCATCTCTTAACTCATCAAGTGTTTGTCCTGGAATGGCATAAATCAAATCTAAATTAATATTTTTAATTCCACATTGTTTTAAGTTAGCAACCGCTTGAATAACCTCTTGAGCCTGATGTTTTCTTCCAATTCGCTTTAATAAAGATTCATGAAAAGTTTGAACGCCCAAACTAAATCGATTCACACCTTGAGCTTTTAAATATTGAATTTTATCACGTGTTAAATTTTCAGGATTTGCTTCAATACTAAACTCTTGAATCTGATTCATCTGGATCTGTTCCGTTAAAAAATCAAAAACTGGTTGAATTTGCTCCACACTTAAAGCCGTCGGTGTTCCTCCCCCAATATAAATACTTTGGAGGTTTGAAAACCCAACGTTCTGTTGATACAGTTTCAATTCTTGAATCAATGCTTCGATATATTCAGCATGTCGTTGTCCTTTTGTTAAAAGCTTTGGAAAATCACAATATGTACAGATATGATCACAAAATGGGATATGTATATATAATCCTTTTGGCATACCGTTCACCATTATAAACGGTCTAACACGTTTAAATGAAGACGTTTAGCCATCTCACGTGCCATGATCATATATTCATCATTTAAAAATTTAGGATTATGACAATCAGAGTTAACGATCACCTTTGTCTCTTTAAATTCTGTTGCAATTAACGACCAGAACTTTTCAGATGGATAAGGATAACGAACCCCATCTTCATATCGTTTTTTCCCGCGTCTAAAACCATTTGCATTTAATTCTAAAATGACATCATATTGATTGGCAGCTTTTGCAATTTGACGAGTTGCTCTAATGCACGCCTCATCCCATTTAGGGTAAAGTGTCATAAAAACATCTGGGTGAGCTAGAATTTTAAATAAGCCAGTTGACATCGCTTCAACAATTTTAGCCGCATATAATTCAAGTTGCTCTGGTCTTGTAAAATGAAACGCATCTTGATATTTTCCATCTAAATAAATATAATGTTGAGCTAATACTAGATAATCCGTCTTTGCAGCTAAACTCGCAATATAATCATGAGTATGAGGGAAATATTCACATTCGAATGCCTTCAGCAAATGAATTTGTGGATATTTCTTCTGAGCCTCTTCAATATCATTTAAATAAATGTCTAAATCTTCAAACTCCATACGACGTCCCATTTCAGGGAAGTTTTCATAAGGAACATGACAACTCATTCCAAGTTCTGTATAGTTTTGATTTACCGCTTCTAAAACATAGTCTTCAACTGTTCCTTTAGCATGTTTACAACGGTCATGATGTGTATGATAATTAGTTAACATCTTCTCACCTTCTTATGTAGTCTCTATTAAACAGTTTATCCTAAGTTTGTCATAGTATAAACTAAGTTGCTTTTTATTATGGAAAAAGAGAGGTTTCCCCCTCTCTTAATCTTCATCCATTGATAAAACAGCCATGAATGCCTCTTGTGGAACCTCAACTGATCCAACTGACTTCATACGTTTTTTACCTTCTTTTTGTTTTTCAAGTAATTTACGTTTACGTGAAATATCTCCACCATAACATTTAGCTAAGACATTTTTACGTAAGGCTTTAATCGTTGAACGTGCAATGATTTTCCCACCAATTGCGGCTTGAATTGGAACCTCAAACTGTTGTCTTGGAATAATTTCTTTTAATTTTTCAGTGATGACTTTACCACGACTATAAGCAAAATCTTTATGAACAATTAAACTTAAGGCATCGACGATTTCACCATTTAATAAAATATCCATTTTCACCAGTTTTGACGCTTGGTAACCAATTAATTCATAATCAAATGATGCGTATCCTTTTGTCGATGATTTTAATTGATCAAAGAAATCATAAACGATTTCTCCTAATGGAATCTCATAGTTAACATGAACACGAGTTTCATCTAAATACTGCATATCGATAAAGTTACCACGTTTTTTCTGACATAACTCCATGATGGCCCCCACATAATCATTTGGTGTCATAATGGAAGCTTTAACGTAAGGTTCTTCAATTGACTTAATCGTTTGTGGTTCTGGCATTTGCGATGGGTTATCGACAATTAACTTTGTTCCATCTGTTAAATAAACATGATAAATTACCGATGGTGCTGTGGCAATTAAATCAATATTAAACTCGCGTTCAATACGTTCTTGAATAACGTCCATATGTAATAATCCTAAGAATCCTGTACGGAATCCAAATCCTAAGGCTTGTGATGTTTCAGGCTCAAACTGTAAAGATGAGTCATTTAACACTAATTTTTCTAATGCATCACGTAAATCATTGTAACGTGCTGCATCAATTGGATAAAGCCCACAGAATACCATTGGATTTAATTTACGATATCCTGGTAATGGTTCTTCAGCTGGATTGTCAACACATGTAATCGTATCCCCGACGCGAACATTTTTAACATCCTTAATCGAAGCTGTTACAAATCCTACATCTCCAACAGTCAAACAATCTACGATTTTCTCATGTGGCGTGTGTACTCCAACTTCAACGACTTCGTACTCAGCACCTGTTGCCATCATACGAATCACTTGCCCTTTTTTCATCGTTCCATTTACAACACGAATAGAAGCAATAATTCCACGATATTGATCATACACTGAGTCAAAGATTAACGCTTGTAATGGCGCTTCAGGGTCTCCCGTTGGGGCTGGGACTTTTTCAACCACTTGCTCTAAAATCTCTTCAATTCCAATTCCTGCTTTAGCTGATGCTAAAACCGCATCATCTGCCGGTAATCCAATGATATCTTCAACCTCTTGCTTCACGCGATCTGGATCAGCACTTGGTAAATCAATTTTGTTAATTAACGGTAAAATTTCTAAATCATTATCTAAGGCTAAATAAACATTCGCAAGTGTTTGAGCCTCAATTCCCTGTGCAGCATCAACGACTAATACTGCCCCTTCACATGCTGCTAACGAGCGTGATACCTCATAAGTGAAGTCAACATGACCTGGGGTATCGATTAAATGTAAAATGTACTCTTCTCCATCTTTAGCTTTATATGTCAACTGCACGGCATTTAATTTAATGGTAATTCCGCGCTCACGTTCTAAATCCATTGAGTCTAACAGCTGATTTTTCATCTCACGTTTTTCCAACGCATTCGTTCGCTCCAAAATACGATCCGAAAGGGTTGTTTTTCCATGATCGATGTGGGCTATAATTGAAAAGTTGCGAATTCTTTTTTGGCGTTCTTTGATTTGTTCAATGTTCATCGCACTCACCAAACTCACTCCATTCCGAAATAATTAAATATCCACTTTATTTTACTGTAAAAAAACCTAACTCACAAGCAAAAAATAATCATTCACTTCTTTTTCGGCTATTTTCGCATCTTTTACGACATCACTTTCTTTCATTCATCACTTAATATCCTTTACATTATGACAACTCCTATGCCTAAAAAATTAAAAACCATGGCTTTTTTCTCCTTGAGAATGAAGTCATGGTTTTCATCTATTATTCAGTGATTAATTGATCACAGGCTTTTACAATCATTCGTAAAACTTCCCTGACTGTGGTTTTTAATAAATCCGCAGCATCTTGTCCAAATTGCGACACATTATTATGTGCTACACCTCCGCTTGAAACTGGTGTTGACTTTGGAACCACGCCTTCAGAAATCATCTCACTATAAGAAGTGATGATTTCCTCACCTTGTGATAATTTCTGCTCATACTCTTTGATTTGTTGCGTGATATTAGAGCTTGCCGCGACATGAGGTGTCGTTTCTGAATGGGAGCTAGAACCATAAATAGTTCCTAATAAAAAGCAAACGACGAAAAAAATAAGAGCTATTCCTTTTTTCATCCCCATCTCTCCTTCAATTAATGAGTTGTAATATACTGTGTCATCACCTTCGCGATGGCTTCGGCAGTATTACATAATTCTTCGTACGTATTATCAACTCCACCGACTTCCATTAAGAGGAGTGTCGTGGCAAAGTCTTGATTATAAATCCCATTCGTATATTCTCCACCTTTTTCAATAATTCCTTTTGAAAGACCGGGATAATACATATTAAACAAATTATTAATTTCATTGGCAAAGGCTAAATTTTCTTTATAACGTTGATGATCTTGTCCTACAACCAATAACAACTTAGCATAGGATTTTCCGTCAATTGTGGTGGTCGTTCGATTATAGTTTAACGAATCACGATGGATATCAATAAAATATTTGAGAGTGTTATACTCTGTTGCCGTCGACTCTAAATACATGCGGGAAGCTTTATAGGATTGCCAATATTCCCAATCATTCGCAACTAATACTTCAGAGATATCTCTTGTTTCAACAAGTGTTTTAACTCCTAAATTAGAAAATTCATTCGCTACAAGGTTTGACATGTCGCCAACAAAAACTTTACGCCCAAGCATGGCATTGACTTGATCAGATTCATACGTTTCAGAATCATGCGTATTAAAAAGATAAACCAATGGTTCTGTTGAATTCACCGCTTCTGGCCGTGGTTCTAATTTTAACTCTTCACTGACATAGGTATATTTATAATCATTGGATGTATTCGGTGTAGCAGCGGCCACACTACTTTGTTTTGAATCCATTTGAATAAAGGCAAACCCATCATTTAAAAAGGAATACAACTGATTCAAATCAAGGTTTGTCATGACTTCTGCAAAATACTTTTGTAAATTAGTCATCAGTTCGATAAAATCCGCTGGATTAGCAAAATCAAAAATACTCGATAAAACAACCTCTTGATTGACATGCTTTTCATAGGCTTCTTTTTGATTGACATAAAATAATTGAAAAAATTGCGTTGAGTATAGCGTCACAACAAAGAATCCTACCACTAAATAGGGAACTCCCTTTGTTAGTTGTTTACTTAATTTATTTCTTTTAGAGCGCAAACGACGTTTTCGTTTCAAAATTCTCCCCCCCAGACCGTTTCCTCTAAGTTAAATTCCTTTTTTCATTTATACTTTATTATACCGAATGAGGGTTGTTATTAATTGTTGTTTTATGGTAATCACTTAACTAAATTGTACATTTTGATGTAAAGCACGGTTAATCCCATTTGAAATCAAGGTTGCCAAATCTTCCATTGCCGTGTCTATTTCTTTTGGTGTGACAATTAAGTTAAATCCATTTGGAGTTAAGACTTCACTAATGAGTTGGCGTTTATCTTCCTCAGCAAGGAGTCCCACCTGCCCCATGAATTGTTGACGTAACTCATCCGACGGTAGATCATCCTCACTATATTGTTGACGAACCATTGAAAAAGGCACTAATTTTTTATACGAACGCTTTTCTTCTTTTAATGATTTTCCAATATGTTTTAATAACAAGTCAATGGTGTCCGACGTAATTGAGACGGCATCTACAACCGTTGGAACACCGATGGAAAAAACAGGAATACCAAGCGATTCCTCATCAACGGCTTTACGTTTATTTCCAACCCCACTTCCTGGCGCAATTCCAGTGTCAGTCATTTGAATCATTTTGTTAACACGAGTTATCGAACGCGAAGCAAGCGCATCAACCATGACTAAAAAATCAGGTTTAATTTTTTTGACCAACGACTCAATCACATCAAATGTTTCAATCCCTGTCATCCCCATTACACCGGGTGCTAAAGCACTCACTTCACGATAACTACGATCGACTTCGTCTGGTCTTAGTTCATAAAGATGACGTGTCACAATCACTTCGTCAACCACCATCGGACCTAAAGCATCTGGCGTCACGTGGTCATTTCCAAGTCCGATGACTAAACAAGTATGTTCATCCGTAATATTTCGATGATCTAATAATTTTTTAAATTGTTGCGCAAAGACTTCCATAGCAACGGTCAGCTGATCGTGATCATGAGATAAAATAGATGACGTATCGAGTGTCATATAGCGCCCCGCCTTTTTCCCCACGCTTTCTTCAGCTTCTTTTTCAACATCAATGCAAGTCACTTTTAAGCCTTTAATATTATCCTCTTGATAATGGACACCTTTTTGTTGATCTTCATCGACTTGTCCCACCATTTGTTCAACAGCTTCAAGTGCTAAGTCAGATCGGCATTGCCATTTTTTTTGTTCTTGTTCATTCATTTTTATCACCTCACCTTATAGTGTGACCGAATCGTCTCAGTTCATGAAACGACTTCACTATTTTTAGCAAAAAAAAAGAAAATCAATGATGATTTTCTCTTATTCCTTTTGAGCAACGATTTTTGATTTTAATTTGGATGATTTTAAGTGACAAAAATCAAATTCAATCATCAATATAGCAATCAAACAAATCAAACCGCCAAAAACTAATCGATTTGTAATGGGGTCATGTAAAATCATGACGGATAAAATAGCTCCAAACAACGCTTCTGTTGATAAAATCAATCCAGCTTTAGCCTCGGATGTATAGCGTTGAGCGATGGTTTGTAACAAATAAGCTAACAGTGTACTAAAGATTCCGAGATACATAATCGCTAGCCCACTTGAGAAACTAAGCGCAGCCCATGGTTCGCTAATTAAAGACCAGATTAGTGAAACCATCGCCACCGTGACCATTTGAATAATCGTGAAACAATAACTATTGCATCGATTAATATATAATCCTGTGATGATAATTTGTAAAGCAAAACCAATGGCACAAATGAGCGTCAGCAAGTCACCAATACTCACCGAAAAATCACGCTCTAATGACAGAATACTAATTCCTAAGATCATCACTAGCATTCCAATCCATTGCGAACCTTTCATTTTGTTTTTGAAAAACAAGACGCCAAATAAAGGTACTAGTAACACATACGATGATGTAATAAAGGCATTTTTAGATGCCGTTGTGTATTGCATTCCAATGGTTTGAAAAGTAAATCCTATAAACAAACAAATTCCAGCCAACACACCGGCTACCACGTCTATCCGCTTTAGATCCAAGAGCTGCTTTCTAAATACAATCGCCAATACTCCCCCTGCAATCAAAAAACGCAACGTGATTAATTGGCCGGCCCCCACCCCCTCTTGCACCGCTAACCCTACTGCTGGAAATCCGCCTCCCCAAATAATCGCAACTAATAACAATAATCCGTCTGCTATTTTCGAATTCATCCCAATCCCCCTAATCCCTTTTATACCATTCTATGTTTTTAGTAAAAAAAGCATGTCCACAAGAACATGCTTTTGATCATTATTTAATTTCTTTTAATACTTGACATAAGAAGTCATAAACGCGTTCAGTAGATGAAATAGATAACGATTCTTTTGGCGTATGCGCTCCTGTAATATCAGGTCCAATTGAAATCATATCTATTTTCCCTAATTTTTGTGATAAGAAGCCACACTCAAGACCTGCATGAATCGCTGAAACTTCTAATTCTTTTCCTGCCGTACGCTCATAAACCTCTTTCATAATATCACGAATTTTTGAATCTGTTTCAAATTCCCACTCTGGATAATCTGCAATTAACTCCATCTTAGCTCCAGTTAAATCAGCAATCGCTTGAATACGATGATTGATTTCACGTTTTAATGATCCAACTGAGCTACGAACCGCACTATTAAACTCAATTTCTGATTCAGTCATTTCAACGACACCAATGTTACTTGAACTTTCAACAAGTCCTGCTACATTTGCACTCATCGTTTGAGGTCCATAAGGGATTAATTGTAAAATATGAGTGACTTTTTGTAACGTTTCTGCTGTCCAAACCTTAAGTTCAGTTGCAACTGGTGCTAATTTTAAAGTAATGTCTTGATCCGCCGTTTCAAATTCAGCACGAATCATGATTTCAAAATCTTTTACTTTTTCTTCAAGTGTTGATACTTTGTCTTTTGATAATGTTAAGACCATTTTGGCACGTTTTGAAATGGCATTCATTTTTTCTCCACCTGCAACATGTGCAACTGAAACTTGAAGATCTTGCACATAATGGAAAAAGCGTCCCATTAATTTATTGGCATTGGCACGACACTTATTAATTTCAATTCCTGAGTGCCCACCTTTTAAGCCACTAATCACAACTTCATATGAAACAAGTGAATTATCACTTAACGTCATCCATTCAAGCGGTAGCTTTAATGAGTTACGTACACCTCCAGCACATGAAGCTAACGCTACTCCTTCTTCTTCTGAATCAATATTAATTAAGATATCACCTTGTACATGAGCAGGATCCAATGCCATGACTCCATCCATTCCTGTCTCTTCTTCCGTTGTCACTAACACAGTTAAGGCAGGATGAGCCATCGTCTTATCTGCTAAAATAGCAAGCGACATCGCAACCGCAATTCCATTATCAGCTCCAAGAGTTGTTCCTTTTGATTTAATCCAATCGCCTTCAACATAAATCGGTAAAGCTTGTGTTTCAAAATCAAACTCTAATTCATCATCTTTGACACAGACCATGTCCATATGACCTTGTAAAATGACACGTGGAGCATTTTCATAACCCGCAGTAGCTGGTTTTTTGATGATTACATTTTTACAGGGTTCTTGAATCACTTCTAACCCATGCTCATTAGCAAAATCAACTAAATACTGACTAATGGCAGCCTCATTTCCTGATTCACGTGGAATCTTCGTCATTTCTTCAAAATAATGAAACACCGCACGTGGGTTTAAGTTTCCTAAAATATCCGACATAATTTGCGCCTCCTTTTTTTATATATTCTACCATAACTTCACTTAAAATGATAACCATTGGACATACTTTTATTCATAATCTATCCAACTTCCCCGAAGGGGGAGATTATAATTTTCAAAAAAAAAGAGGTAACTTTCACCTCTTTAATCTTTAATAGATTGTATAATCTTTATCTTTTTTATTCTCTTGATCCTTTACTTTATAATCATTTGTTTCAAATACGGCATCCTTTGTAGTTTGGCGTTTCTCACGTTCAATCGTTGCTTTATCTGGAAAAATAAACACACACGCAATATATAAAATAATTCCGACTGAGGTAAAGGAAATCAAGACCCATACTAAGCGAATTAAGGTGACGTCAATATTTAAATACTCAGAAATCCCTTTACATACTCCACCAAGCATTGCTCCTTGTGAGGTTTTATATAAACGTTTATTTGACATAGTTTTCCATCCTTTCCATCATATCTTCCTCTTATTATATATCACCACTCATCTCATGCCAATCTTTTTGAAATATATTTCAATCTTAAGCTATTTAAGACTTTGTGATTAAGAATTAAATATACTATAATAGTTCTATAACTTTCCTCACACAGGAAAATTTTTGAGTATCGGAGGTGTAAAAGATGAGTTATGAATTACTAAATTTAATAAAATCGAGTGAAACATCCTTAACAAAAATGGTTAATCTATTAAATGAATCTCCTTCTGTTTGTCTTTCATCATTAGACCCAAATCAAACGGCCTTAATCATTGTTGATATGGTGAATGGATTCGTCAAGATGGGCCCGATGTCATCTCCTCGAATCCAAACAATTATCGATCCGATTTGCGACTTATTAAAACGAGCAAATGATTCTCAAATTGATGTTGTGGCTTTCGCCGACTGTCACCAAACGGATTCAATTGAGTTTAATTCTTATCCTGCACACTGTATCAAAGGAGAAGTAGAAAGTGAAATTATCGATGAAATCAAACAGGCTGGACCTTATCACTTAATTGAAAAAAGTTCTACAAATGGCTTCTTAGAGCCTGCATTTCATCAGTGGTTAGAAAACCATCCATTGATTAACCAATTTATTATTGTGGGTGATTGCACCGATATTTGTGTAGAACAATTTGCGATTACCTTAAAGACTTATTTTATCACGCAAAATAAAATAAGTCGTATCATCGTTCCAATGAATAGTGTTGAAACTTATGACTATGATGTTCATGCTGCTGACTTCATGAATGTCATTGCCTTATATAAAATGATGATGAATGGGATTGAAATTGTGACACGCATCGAAGAATAGAAAGAGGAATTTATTATGAACTTAAAATCATCAAATTTAACAATGCTAGTTGACTTTTACGAGTTAACGATGGCTCATGGTTACTTCGAAAACGGCATGAAAGATCAAATCGCCTATTTTGATATGTTCTTCCGTCGCGTTCCTGAACGTGGTGGTTTTGCCATTATGGCAGGCCTTGAACAGCTCATTGATTATTTAAAGAACTTACACTTTACAGATGAGGATATCGATTTTTTACGACGTAAAAACATGTTTTCTGATGCCTTTTTAGATTATTTAAAAAACTTTGAATTCGCTTGTGACATTTATGCCATTCCAGAAGGAACACCTATTTTTCCAAATGAGCC is a window of Turicibacter sanguinis DNA encoding:
- the hemW gene encoding radical SAM family heme chaperone HemW, with protein sequence MPKGLYIHIPFCDHICTYCDFPKLLTKGQRHAEYIEALIQELKLYQQNVGFSNLQSIYIGGGTPTALSVEQIQPVFDFLTEQIQMNQIQEFSIEANPENLTRDKIQYLKAQGVNRFSLGVQTFHESLLKRIGRKHQAQEVIQAVANLKQCGIKNINLDLIYAIPGQTLDELRDDLRQVISLEVEHISAYSLIVEEHTQLYLAYMRDQIELTDNEIEAKMYEVTIETLTEAGYEHYEISNFAKSKPSLHNQWYWKNETYIGVGLGAHGYVKGQRYQNTRSINTYIELLKDGKLPMIESHALTKEEMIEEEMFLGLRLLKGVNLKAISDKYDVNIDEIYGKAFEELIQKGYLEQKELNVRLTPSGLLMANEVFEQFLLSI
- a CDS encoding histidinol-phosphatase, producing MLTNYHTHHDRCKHAKGTVEDYVLEAVNQNYTELGMSCHVPYENFPEMGRRMEFEDLDIYLNDIEEAQKKYPQIHLLKAFECEYFPHTHDYIASLAAKTDYLVLAQHYIYLDGKYQDAFHFTRPEQLELYAAKIVEAMSTGLFKILAHPDVFMTLYPKWDEACIRATRQIAKAANQYDVILELNANGFRRGKKRYEDGVRYPYPSEKFWSLIATEFKETKVIVNSDCHNPKFLNDEYMIMAREMAKRLHLNVLDRL
- the lepA gene encoding translation elongation factor 4; this translates as MNIEQIKERQKRIRNFSIIAHIDHGKTTLSDRILERTNALEKREMKNQLLDSMDLERERGITIKLNAVQLTYKAKDGEEYILHLIDTPGHVDFTYEVSRSLAACEGAVLVVDAAQGIEAQTLANVYLALDNDLEILPLINKIDLPSADPDRVKQEVEDIIGLPADDAVLASAKAGIGIEEILEQVVEKVPAPTGDPEAPLQALIFDSVYDQYRGIIASIRVVNGTMKKGQVIRMMATGAEYEVVEVGVHTPHEKIVDCLTVGDVGFVTASIKDVKNVRVGDTITCVDNPAEEPLPGYRKLNPMVFCGLYPIDAARYNDLRDALEKLVLNDSSLQFEPETSQALGFGFRTGFLGLLHMDVIQERIEREFNIDLIATAPSVIYHVYLTDGTKLIVDNPSQMPEPQTIKSIEEPYVKASIMTPNDYVGAIMELCQKKRGNFIDMQYLDETRVHVNYEIPLGEIVYDFFDQLKSSTKGYASFDYELIGYQASKLVKMDILLNGEIVDALSLIVHKDFAYSRGKVITEKLKEIIPRQQFEVPIQAAIGGKIIARSTIKALRKNVLAKCYGGDISRKRKLLEKQKEGKKRMKSVGSVEVPQEAFMAVLSMDED
- the spoIIP gene encoding stage II sporulation protein P; this encodes MKRKRRLRSKRNKLSKQLTKGVPYLVVGFFVVTLYSTQFFQLFYVNQKEAYEKHVNQEVVLSSIFDFANPADFIELMTNLQKYFAEVMTNLDLNQLYSFLNDGFAFIQMDSKQSSVAAATPNTSNDYKYTYVSEELKLEPRPEAVNSTEPLVYLFNTHDSETYESDQVNAMLGRKVFVGDMSNLVANEFSNLGVKTLVETRDISEVLVANDWEYWQSYKASRMYLESTATEYNTLKYFIDIHRDSLNYNRTTTTIDGKSYAKLLLVVGQDHQRYKENLAFANEINNLFNMYYPGLSKGIIEKGGEYTNGIYNQDFATTLLLMEVGGVDNTYEELCNTAEAIAKVMTQYITTH
- the gpr gene encoding GPR endopeptidase — protein: MNEQEQKKWQCRSDLALEAVEQMVGQVDEDQQKGVHYQEDNIKGLKVTCIDVEKEAEESVGKKAGRYMTLDTSSILSHDHDQLTVAMEVFAQQFKKLLDHRNITDEHTCLVIGLGNDHVTPDALGPMVVDEVIVTRHLYELRPDEVDRSYREVSALAPGVMGMTGIETFDVIESLVKKIKPDFLVMVDALASRSITRVNKMIQMTDTGIAPGSGVGNKRKAVDEESLGIPVFSIGVPTVVDAVSITSDTIDLLLKHIGKSLKEEKRSYKKLVPFSMVRQQYSEDDLPSDELRQQFMGQVGLLAEEDKRQLISEVLTPNGFNLIVTPKEIDTAMEDLATLISNGINRALHQNVQFS
- a CDS encoding DMT family transporter, producing MNSKIADGLLLLVAIIWGGGFPAVGLAVQEGVGAGQLITLRFLIAGGVLAIVFRKQLLDLKRIDVVAGVLAGICLFIGFTFQTIGMQYTTASKNAFITSSYVLLVPLFGVLFFKNKMKGSQWIGMLVMILGISILSLERDFSVSIGDLLTLICAIGFALQIIITGLYINRCNSYCFTIIQMVTVAMVSLIWSLISEPWAALSFSSGLAIMYLGIFSTLLAYLLQTIAQRYTSEAKAGLILSTEALFGAILSVMILHDPITNRLVFGGLICLIAILMIEFDFCHLKSSKLKSKIVAQKE
- a CDS encoding aminoacyl-histidine dipeptidase translates to MSDILGNLNPRAVFHYFEEMTKIPRESGNEAAISQYLVDFANEHGLEVIQEPCKNVIIKKPATAGYENAPRVILQGHMDMVCVKDDELEFDFETQALPIYVEGDWIKSKGTTLGADNGIAVAMSLAILADKTMAHPALTVLVTTEEETGMDGVMALDPAHVQGDILINIDSEEEGVALASCAGGVRNSLKLPLEWMTLSDNSLVSYEVVISGLKGGHSGIEINKCRANANKLMGRFFHYVQDLQVSVAHVAGGEKMNAISKRAKMVLTLSKDKVSTLEEKVKDFEIMIRAEFETADQDITLKLAPVATELKVWTAETLQKVTHILQLIPYGPQTMSANVAGLVESSSNIGVVEMTESEIEFNSAVRSSVGSLKREINHRIQAIADLTGAKMELIADYPEWEFETDSKIRDIMKEVYERTAGKELEVSAIHAGLECGFLSQKLGKIDMISIGPDITGAHTPKESLSISSTERVYDFLCQVLKEIK
- a CDS encoding PspC domain-containing protein gives rise to the protein MSNKRLYKTSQGAMLGGVCKGISEYLNIDVTLIRLVWVLISFTSVGIILYIACVFIFPDKATIEREKRQTTKDAVFETNDYKVKDQENKKDKDYTIY
- a CDS encoding cysteine hydrolase family protein; protein product: MSYELLNLIKSSETSLTKMVNLLNESPSVCLSSLDPNQTALIIVDMVNGFVKMGPMSSPRIQTIIDPICDLLKRANDSQIDVVAFADCHQTDSIEFNSYPAHCIKGEVESEIIDEIKQAGPYHLIEKSSTNGFLEPAFHQWLENHPLINQFIIVGDCTDICVEQFAITLKTYFITQNKISRIIVPMNSVETYDYDVHAADFMNVIALYKMMMNGIEIVTRIEE